One Syngnathoides biaculeatus isolate LvHL_M chromosome 4, ASM1980259v1, whole genome shotgun sequence DNA window includes the following coding sequences:
- the nmrk1 gene encoding nicotinamide riboside kinase 1 isoform X4, which translates to MKTLIVGVGGMTNGGKSTLSKSLQEKIPNSCIIAQDSFFKDESVVPVDASGFKQYDTLNALHMDAMMGRVDAWRRDPPAFLRETGGTAETTARWAGRVFVLIVEGFLIFNHRPLNELMDKRYFLEIPYDICKERRSSRVYKPPDPPGYFDGHVWPMYLKNRRQMENAVVGIVFLDGLKSKEELLAAVFQDVRQEIHMLTEKD; encoded by the exons ATGAAGACGCTCATTGTGGGAGTGGGTGG AATGACCAATGGAGGAAAATCCACTCTTTCCAAATCTTTACAAGAGAAGATACCCAACAGCTGCATCATTGCACAGGATTCATTTTTTAAG GATGAGTCTGTGGTTCCCGTGGACGCTTCCGGCTTCAAGCAGTACGACA CGCTCAACGCTCTCCACATGGACGCCATGATGGGCCGGGTCGACGCCTGGCGAAGAGACCCGCCGGCTTTCCTGAGAGAAACCGGTGGGACCGCGGAGACGACGGCGCGGTGGGCCGGCCGCGTTTTTGTGCTGATCGTGGAAGGCTTCCTAATATTCAATCACAG ACCTTTGAATGAGCTGATGGACAAAAGATACTTCCTGGAAATACCCTACGACATCTGCAAGGAGAGACGGAG TTCGAGGGTGTACAAGCCGCCGGACCCCCCGGGCTACTTCGACGGACACGTGTGGCCCATGTACCTGAAGAACCGGCGCCAGATGGAGAACGCAGTGGTGGGAATCG TATTTTTGGATGGACTGAAGTCAAAGGAGGAACTGCTGGCTGCTGTATTTCAAGATGTTCGTCAGGAAATACATATGCTGACAG AGAAGGATTGA
- the nmrk1 gene encoding nicotinamide riboside kinase 1 isoform X3: MQDEDAHCGSGMTNGGKSTLSKSLQEKIPNSCIIAQDSFFKDESVVPVDASGFKQYDTLNALHMDAMMGRVDAWRRDPPAFLRETGGTAETTARWAGRVFVLIVEGFLIFNHRPLNELMDKRYFLEIPYDICKERRSSRVYKPPDPPGYFDGHVWPMYLKNRRQMENAVVGIVFLDGLKSKEELLAAVFQDVRQEIHMLTEKD, encoded by the exons ATGCAAGATGAAGACGCTCATTGTGGGAGTGG AATGACCAATGGAGGAAAATCCACTCTTTCCAAATCTTTACAAGAGAAGATACCCAACAGCTGCATCATTGCACAGGATTCATTTTTTAAG GATGAGTCTGTGGTTCCCGTGGACGCTTCCGGCTTCAAGCAGTACGACA CGCTCAACGCTCTCCACATGGACGCCATGATGGGCCGGGTCGACGCCTGGCGAAGAGACCCGCCGGCTTTCCTGAGAGAAACCGGTGGGACCGCGGAGACGACGGCGCGGTGGGCCGGCCGCGTTTTTGTGCTGATCGTGGAAGGCTTCCTAATATTCAATCACAG ACCTTTGAATGAGCTGATGGACAAAAGATACTTCCTGGAAATACCCTACGACATCTGCAAGGAGAGACGGAG TTCGAGGGTGTACAAGCCGCCGGACCCCCCGGGCTACTTCGACGGACACGTGTGGCCCATGTACCTGAAGAACCGGCGCCAGATGGAGAACGCAGTGGTGGGAATCG TATTTTTGGATGGACTGAAGTCAAAGGAGGAACTGCTGGCTGCTGTATTTCAAGATGTTCGTCAGGAAATACATATGCTGACAG AGAAGGATTGA
- the nmrk1 gene encoding nicotinamide riboside kinase 1 isoform X2, which translates to MKTLIVGVGGMTNGGKSTLSKSLQEKIPNSCIIAQDSFFKDESVVPVDASGFKQYDTLNALHMDAMMGRVDAWRRDPPAFLRETGGTAETTARWAGRVFVLIVEGFLIFNHRPLNELMDKRYFLEIPYDICKERRRSALLSRFCSAWTRRITLNILTHGRCLCATNSSRVYKPPDPPGYFDGHVWPMYLKNRRQMENAVVGIVFLDGLKSKEELLAAVFQDVRQEIHMLTEKD; encoded by the exons ATGAAGACGCTCATTGTGGGAGTGGGTGG AATGACCAATGGAGGAAAATCCACTCTTTCCAAATCTTTACAAGAGAAGATACCCAACAGCTGCATCATTGCACAGGATTCATTTTTTAAG GATGAGTCTGTGGTTCCCGTGGACGCTTCCGGCTTCAAGCAGTACGACA CGCTCAACGCTCTCCACATGGACGCCATGATGGGCCGGGTCGACGCCTGGCGAAGAGACCCGCCGGCTTTCCTGAGAGAAACCGGTGGGACCGCGGAGACGACGGCGCGGTGGGCCGGCCGCGTTTTTGTGCTGATCGTGGAAGGCTTCCTAATATTCAATCACAG ACCTTTGAATGAGCTGATGGACAAAAGATACTTCCTGGAAATACCCTACGACATCTGCAAGGAGAGACGGAGGTCGGCGCTTTTATCCCGGTTCTGTTCTGCGTGGACGCGTCGAATCACGTTGAACATTTTAACACACGGACGTTGCTTGTGCGCAACGAACAGTTCGAGGGTGTACAAGCCGCCGGACCCCCCGGGCTACTTCGACGGACACGTGTGGCCCATGTACCTGAAGAACCGGCGCCAGATGGAGAACGCAGTGGTGGGAATCG TATTTTTGGATGGACTGAAGTCAAAGGAGGAACTGCTGGCTGCTGTATTTCAAGATGTTCGTCAGGAAATACATATGCTGACAG AGAAGGATTGA
- the ostf1 gene encoding osteoclast-stimulating factor 1 produces the protein MSKPPPKPAKPGQVKVFRAEFTFHPRTPDELYFEEDDILYISDSSDSNWWKGTCRGRTGLIPRNYVTEHAESIDHPMHEAAKRGNLSWLRECVENRVGINGLDKAGNTALYWGCHGGHKDVVELLLSQPSVELNQQNKLGDTPLHAASWKGYSDIVAMLLNKNARTDVRNNENKLALEMATNAQCASLLKKKLASSITRSHSNAEEYLDDEDSD, from the exons ATGTCCAAACCTCCTCCCAAGCCGGCCAAGCCAG GCCAGGTCAAGGTGTTCAGAGCTGAGTTCACCTTTCACCCCAGAACT CCTGATGAGCTTTACTTCGAAGAAGATGACATCCTCTACATCTCTGACTCG agTGACAGTAACTGGTGGAAAGGAACATGCCGGGGGAGGACGGGCCTTATTCCGCGCAACTACG TGACCGAGCACGCCGAGTCCATCGACCACCCGATGCACGAAGCGGCCAAACGAG GGAACCTTTCCTGGCTGAGGGAATGCGTGGAGAACAGGGTGGGGATCAACGGCCTGGACAAGGCGGGCAACACTGCCCTCTACTGGGGATGTCACGGAGGACATAAAG ACGTAGTGGAGCTTCTGCTCAGCCAGCCCAGCGTCGAACTCAACCAGCAG AATAAGCTTGGGGACACTCCTTTGCACGCTGCTTCTTGGAAGGGTTATTCCGACATTGTTGCCATGTTGCTGAACAAGA acgcACGTACCGACGTCCGCAACAACGAGAACAAGCTGGCTCTGGAGATGGCCACCAACGCGCAATGTGCCTCGTTGCTCAAGAAGAAGCTGGCCAGCT
- the nmrk1 gene encoding nicotinamide riboside kinase 1 isoform X1, translating to MQDEDAHCGSGMTNGGKSTLSKSLQEKIPNSCIIAQDSFFKDESVVPVDASGFKQYDTLNALHMDAMMGRVDAWRRDPPAFLRETGGTAETTARWAGRVFVLIVEGFLIFNHRPLNELMDKRYFLEIPYDICKERRRSALLSRFCSAWTRRITLNILTHGRCLCATNSSRVYKPPDPPGYFDGHVWPMYLKNRRQMENAVVGIVFLDGLKSKEELLAAVFQDVRQEIHMLTEKD from the exons ATGCAAGATGAAGACGCTCATTGTGGGAGTGG AATGACCAATGGAGGAAAATCCACTCTTTCCAAATCTTTACAAGAGAAGATACCCAACAGCTGCATCATTGCACAGGATTCATTTTTTAAG GATGAGTCTGTGGTTCCCGTGGACGCTTCCGGCTTCAAGCAGTACGACA CGCTCAACGCTCTCCACATGGACGCCATGATGGGCCGGGTCGACGCCTGGCGAAGAGACCCGCCGGCTTTCCTGAGAGAAACCGGTGGGACCGCGGAGACGACGGCGCGGTGGGCCGGCCGCGTTTTTGTGCTGATCGTGGAAGGCTTCCTAATATTCAATCACAG ACCTTTGAATGAGCTGATGGACAAAAGATACTTCCTGGAAATACCCTACGACATCTGCAAGGAGAGACGGAGGTCGGCGCTTTTATCCCGGTTCTGTTCTGCGTGGACGCGTCGAATCACGTTGAACATTTTAACACACGGACGTTGCTTGTGCGCAACGAACAGTTCGAGGGTGTACAAGCCGCCGGACCCCCCGGGCTACTTCGACGGACACGTGTGGCCCATGTACCTGAAGAACCGGCGCCAGATGGAGAACGCAGTGGTGGGAATCG TATTTTTGGATGGACTGAAGTCAAAGGAGGAACTGCTGGCTGCTGTATTTCAAGATGTTCGTCAGGAAATACATATGCTGACAG AGAAGGATTGA